A single window of Prionailurus viverrinus isolate Anna chromosome F1, UM_Priviv_1.0, whole genome shotgun sequence DNA harbors:
- the MUC1 gene encoding mucin-1 produces the protein MSEGGVIGAHVPHLRGQERLERRRKSSFPSVFRPLPTQLTTTMTPRFLAPCFLLLLTAQDTAGTSSLTISPTSSSASAPGLPDTSPLTTTDRSSSTTTDTLSSTTTDFPSPTTTDTSSTTDTLTTNDTLSPTTTDTSSPTTTDTSSLTTNDTLSSTTTDSPSPTTTDTSSLTTNDTLSSATTDTLSPTTTDTSLTTNDTTSLTTNDTLSSTTTDSPSPTTTDTSSLTTNDILSSATTDTLSPTTTDMSLTTNDTTSLTTNDTLSSATTDTLSPTTTDTSLTTNDTTSLTTNDTLSSTTTDSSPLTTTHTLSPTTTDMSLTTNDTTSLTTNDTLSSATTDTLSLTTTHTLSPTTTHTLSPTTTDTSSLTTNDTTSPTTNDTLSPTTTDTSSPTTTDTTSLTTAGTSSFTSSPASHSARTTTSATNHSVEPVTSSNHKTSPQLSIRISFFFLSFSISNLQFNSCLEDPNTGYYQELQRNVSEWFLQVYNQEDFLGLSSIEFRPGSVVVECTLAFRQGTTDALNVRTQLDEHRAEAARYNMSISSVRVRDASFPSAAGSGSGVPGWGIALLVLVCVLLALAIVYLVVLTVHQCRRKNCGQLDLFPPRDAYHPMSEYPTYHTHGRYIPPGSTRRSPYEEVSAGNGGGSLAYTNPAATSADL, from the exons ATGTCAGAGGGTGGAGTGATCGGAGCCCACGTACCCCACCTGAGGGGCCAGGAACggttggagaggaggaggaagag CTCCTTCCCGAGTGTgttccgccccctccccacccagctcaCCACCACCATGACGCCGCGCTTCCTGGCCCCTTGCTTCCTCCTGCTCCTTACAG CCCAAGACACCGCTGGCACCTCGTCCCTGACCATCAGCCCTACCTCAAGCTCGGCCTCCGCCCCAGGACTCCCTGACACCTCGCCCCTGACCACCACTGACAGGTCATCCTCGACCACCACTGACACCTTGTCCTCGACCACCACTGACTTCCCGTCCCCGACCACCACTGACACCTCATCCACCACTGACACCCTGACCACCAATGACACCTTGTCCCCGACCACCACTGACACGTCGTCCCCGACCACCACTGACACCTCATCCCTGACCACCAATGACACCTTGTCCTCGACCACCACTGACTCCCCGTCCCCGACCACCACTGACACTTCATCCCTGACCACCAATGACACCTTGTCCTCGGCCACCACTGACACGTTGTCCCCGACCACCACTGACACGTCCCTGACCACCAATGACACCACGTCCCTGACCACCAATGACACCTTGTCCTCGACCACCACTGACTCCCCGTCCCCGACCACCACTGACACCTCATCCCTGACCACCAATGACATCTTGTCCTCGGCCACCACTGACACGTTGTCCCCGACCACCACTGACATGTCCCTGACCACCAATGACACCACGTCCCTGACCACCAATGACACCTTGTCCTCGGCCACCACTGACACCTTGTCCCCGACCACCACTGACACGTCCCTGACCACCAATGACACCACGTCCCTGACCACCAATGACACCTTGTCCTCGACCACCACTGACTCCTCGCCCCTGACCACCACTCACACCTTGTCCCCGACCACCACTGACATGTCCCTGACTACCAATGACACCACGTCCCTGACCACCAACGACACCTTGTCCTCGGCCACCACTGACACCTTGTCCCTGACCACCACTCACACCTTGTCCCCGACCACCACTCACACCTTGTCCCCGACCACTACTGACACATCGTCCCTGACCACCAATGACACCACATCCCCGACCACCAACGACACCTTGTCCCCGACCACCACTGACACGTCGTCCCCGACCACCACTGACACCACGTCCCTGACCACCGCTGGCACCTCATCCTTCACCAGCAGCCCCGCCAGCCACAGCGCCAGGACCACCACCAGCGCCACTAACCACAGTGTGGAGCCCGTCACCTCCTCCAATCATAAGACTTCTCCCCAGTTGTCCATTAGgatctcctttttcttcctgtcctTTTCCATTTCGAACCTTCAGTTTAACTCTTGTCTGGAAGATCCCAACACCGGCTACTACCAGGAGCTGCAGAGAAACGTTTCTGAGTGG TTTTTGCAGGTTTATAATCAGGAAGATTTTCTGGGCCTCTCCAGCATCGAGTTCAG GCCAGGATCTGTGGTGGTAGAATGCACCCTGGCCTTCCGACAGGGCACCACCGATGCCCTCAACGTGAGGACACAGCTTGACGAGCACAGAGCAGAAGCAGCCAGATACAACATGTCCATCTCGAGTGTCCGTG TACGTGACGCGTCATTTCCTTCCGCTGCTGGGTCCGGGTCTGGGGTACCCGGCTGGGGCATCGCCCTGCTGGTGCTGGTGTGTGTCCTGCTGGCACTGGCCATCGTCTATCTCGTTGTCCTG ACCGTGCATCAGTGCCGCCGGAAGAACTGTGGGCAGCTGGACCTCTTTCCGCCCCGCGATGCCTATCACCCTATGAGCGAGTACCCCACCTACCATACCCACGGGCGCTACATCCCCCCTGGGAGTACCAGACGCAGCCCCTAtgaggag GTCTCCGCGGGCAACGGCGGCGGCAGCCTCGCTTACACGAACCCGGCGGCCACCTCTGCTGACTTGTAG
- the TRIM46 gene encoding tripartite motif-containing protein 46 isoform X2 → MEVGDACSLPALSQISEPTSPASTPSTRSPRLGRRTLPKPDRLDRLLKSGFGTYPGRKRGALHPQVIMFPCPACQGDVDLGERGLAGLFRNLTLERVVERYRQSVSVGGAILCQLCKPPPLEATKGCTECRATFCNECFKLFHPWGTQKAQHEPTLPTLSFRPKGLMCPDHKEEVTHYCKTCQRLVCQLCRVRRTHGGHKITPVLSAYQALKDKLTKSLTYILGNQDTVQTQICELEETVRHTEVSGQQAKEEVSQLVRGLGAVLEEKRASLLQAIEECQQERLARLGAQIQEHRSLLDGSGLVGYAQEVLKETDQPCFVQAAKQLHNRIARATEALQTFRPAASSSFRHCQLDVGREMKLLTELNFLRVPEAPVIDTQRTFAYDQIFLCWRLPPHSPPAWHYTIEFRRTDVPAQPGPTRWQRREEVRGTSALLENPDTGSVYVLRVRGCNKAGYGEYSEDVHLHTPPAPVLHFFLDGRWGTSRERLAISKDQRAVRSVPGLPLLLAAERLLTGCHLSVDVVLGDVAVTQGRSYWACAVDPASYLVKVGVGLESKLQESFQGAPDVVSPRYDPDSGHDSGAEDATVEASPPFAFLTIGMGKILLGSGASSNAGLTGRDGPAASCTVPLPPRLGICLDYERGRVSFLDAVSFRGLLECPLDCSGPVCPAFCFIGGGAVQLQEPVGTKPERKVTIGGFAKLD, encoded by the exons CTCCGAGCCCAcctctcctgcctccacccctTCCACCCGGAGTCCCCGCCTCGGGCGCAGAACTCTCCCCAAGCCGGACCGCTTGGATCGGCTGCTTAAGTCAG GCTTTGGGACGTACCCCGGGCGGAAGCGAGGCGCCCTGCACCCCCAGGTGATCATGTTCCCGTGCCCAGCCTGCCAGGGCGATGTGGATCTGGGGGAGCGGGGCCTGGCAGGGCTGTTCCGGAACCTGACCCTCGAGCGCGTGGTAGAGCGGTACCGCCAGAGCGTGAGTGTGGGCGGCGCCATCCTGTGCCAGCTGTGCAAGCCCCCGCCACTAGAGGCCACCAAGGGCTGCACCGAGTGCCGAGCCACCTTTTGCAACGAGTGCTTCAAGCTCTTCCACCCCTGGGGCACCCAGAAGGCCCAGCACGAGCCCACGctgcccaccctctccttccGCCCCAAG GGCCTGATGTGCCCAGACCACAAGGAAGAGGTGACCCATTACTGCAAGACGTGCCAGCGGCTGGTGTGCCAGCTCTGCCGGGTGAGGCGCACCCACGGTGGGCACAAGATCACACCGGTGCTCAGCGCCTACCAGGCCCTCAAG GACAAGCTGACAAAGAGCCTGACATACATCCTGGGAAACCAGGACACGGTACAGACCCAGATCTGTGAGCTGGAGGAGACCGTGAGGCACACTGAG GTGAGTGGCCAGCAGGCCAAGGAGGAGGTGTCCCAGCTGGtgcgggggctgggggctgtgCTGGAGGAGAAGCGGGCATCGCTGCTCCAGGCCATTGAGGAGTGCCAGCAAGAGCGCCTGGCCCGTCTCGGCGCCCAGATCCAGGAGCACCGGAGCCTACTGGATGGCTCAGGCCTGGTGGGCTATGCCCAGGAGGTTCTTAAGGAAACAGACCAGCCCTGCTTTGTGCAAGCAGCCAAGCAGCTGCACAACAG GATTGCCCGGGCCACAGAGGCCCTGCAGACCTTCCGGCCGGCCGCCAGCTCCTCCTTCCGACACTGTCAGCTGGACGTGGGGCGTGAGATGAAGCTGCTGACAGAGCTTAACTTCCTGCGAG TGCCCGAGGCTCCCGTCATCGACACCCAGCGCACCTTCGCCTACGACCAGATATTCCTGTGCTGGCGACTGCCCCCCCACTCGCCACCCGCCTGGCACTACACCATCGAGTTCCGGCGCACCGATGTGCCCGCCCAGCCGGGTCCCACCCGCTGGCAGCGGcgggaggaggtgaggggcacCAGCGCCCTGCTCGAGAACCCCGACACGGGCTCCGTGTACGTGCTGCGCGTGCGGGGCTGCAACAAGGCCGGCTATGGCGAGTACAGCGAAGACGTGCACCTGCACACGCCCCCCGCACCCG TCCTGCACTTCTTCCTCGACGGCCGCTGGGGCACGAGCCGAGAGCGTCTGGCCATCAGCAAGGACCAGCGAGCGGTGCGGAGTGTTCCGGGGCTGCCCCTGCTGCTGGCCGCTGAGCGGCTGCTCACCGGCTGCCACCTGAGCGTGGACGTGGTCCTGGGAGACGTGGCCGTGACCCAGGGCCGCAGCTACTGGGCCTGTGCCGTGGACCCAGCCTCCTACCTGGTCAAGGTGGGAGTCGGGCTGGAGAGCAAGCTTCAGGAGAGCTTCCAGGGAGCCCCCGACGTGGTCAGCCCCAG GTACGACCCGGACAGCGGACACGACAGCGGTGCCGAGGACGCCACCGTGGAGGCTTCGCCACCTTTCGCCTTCCTGACCATCGGCATGGGCAAGATCCTGCTGGGGTCGGGGGCCAGCTCCAACGCGGGGCTGACGGGGCGGGACGGCCCCGCGGCCAGCTGCACCGTGCCCCTGCCGCCCCGCCTGGGCATCTGCCTGGACTACGAGCGGGGCCGAGTTTCTTTTCTGGACGCCGTGTCCTTCCGCGGGCTCCTGGAGTGCCCCCTGGACTGCTCGGGGCCCGTGTGCCCTGCCTTCTGCTTCATCGGGGGCGGTGCCGTCCAACTGCAGGAGCCCGTGGGCACCAAGCCTGAGAGGAAGGTCACCATCGGGGGCTTTGCCAAGCTGGACTGA
- the TRIM46 gene encoding tripartite motif-containing protein 46 isoform X3, with translation MEVGDACSLPALSQISEPTSPASTPSTRSPRLGRRTLPKPDRLDRLLKSGFGTYPGRKRGALHPQVIMFPCPACQGDVDLGERGLAGLFRNLTLERVVERYRQSVSVGGAILCQLCKPPPLEATKGCTECRATFCNECFKLFHPWGTQKAQHEPTLPTLSFRPKGLMCPDHKEEVTHYCKTCQRLVCQLCRVRRTHGGHKITPVLSAYQALKDKLTKSLTYILGNQDTVQTQICELEETVRHTEVSGQQAKEEVSQLVRGLGAVLEEKRASLLQAIEECQQERLARLGAQIQEHRSLLDGSGLVGYAQEVLKETDQPCFVQAAKQLHNRIARATEALQTFRPAASSSFRHCQLDVGREMKLLTELNFLRVPEAPVIDTQRTFAYDQIFLCWRLPPHSPPAWHYTIEFRRTDVPAQPGPTRWQRREEVRGTSALLENPDTGSVYVLRVRGCNKAGYGEYSEDVHLHTPPAPVLHFFLDGRWGTSRERLAISKDQRAVRSVPGLPLLLAAERLLTGCHLSVDVVLGDVAVTQGRSYWACAVDPASYLVKVGVGLESKLQESFQGAPDVVSPRYDPDSGHDSGAEDATVEASPPFAFLTIGMGKILLGSGASSNAGLTGRDGPAASCTVPLPPRLGICLDYERGRVSFLDPVGTKPERKVTIGGFAKLD, from the exons CTCCGAGCCCAcctctcctgcctccacccctTCCACCCGGAGTCCCCGCCTCGGGCGCAGAACTCTCCCCAAGCCGGACCGCTTGGATCGGCTGCTTAAGTCAG GCTTTGGGACGTACCCCGGGCGGAAGCGAGGCGCCCTGCACCCCCAGGTGATCATGTTCCCGTGCCCAGCCTGCCAGGGCGATGTGGATCTGGGGGAGCGGGGCCTGGCAGGGCTGTTCCGGAACCTGACCCTCGAGCGCGTGGTAGAGCGGTACCGCCAGAGCGTGAGTGTGGGCGGCGCCATCCTGTGCCAGCTGTGCAAGCCCCCGCCACTAGAGGCCACCAAGGGCTGCACCGAGTGCCGAGCCACCTTTTGCAACGAGTGCTTCAAGCTCTTCCACCCCTGGGGCACCCAGAAGGCCCAGCACGAGCCCACGctgcccaccctctccttccGCCCCAAG GGCCTGATGTGCCCAGACCACAAGGAAGAGGTGACCCATTACTGCAAGACGTGCCAGCGGCTGGTGTGCCAGCTCTGCCGGGTGAGGCGCACCCACGGTGGGCACAAGATCACACCGGTGCTCAGCGCCTACCAGGCCCTCAAG GACAAGCTGACAAAGAGCCTGACATACATCCTGGGAAACCAGGACACGGTACAGACCCAGATCTGTGAGCTGGAGGAGACCGTGAGGCACACTGAG GTGAGTGGCCAGCAGGCCAAGGAGGAGGTGTCCCAGCTGGtgcgggggctgggggctgtgCTGGAGGAGAAGCGGGCATCGCTGCTCCAGGCCATTGAGGAGTGCCAGCAAGAGCGCCTGGCCCGTCTCGGCGCCCAGATCCAGGAGCACCGGAGCCTACTGGATGGCTCAGGCCTGGTGGGCTATGCCCAGGAGGTTCTTAAGGAAACAGACCAGCCCTGCTTTGTGCAAGCAGCCAAGCAGCTGCACAACAG GATTGCCCGGGCCACAGAGGCCCTGCAGACCTTCCGGCCGGCCGCCAGCTCCTCCTTCCGACACTGTCAGCTGGACGTGGGGCGTGAGATGAAGCTGCTGACAGAGCTTAACTTCCTGCGAG TGCCCGAGGCTCCCGTCATCGACACCCAGCGCACCTTCGCCTACGACCAGATATTCCTGTGCTGGCGACTGCCCCCCCACTCGCCACCCGCCTGGCACTACACCATCGAGTTCCGGCGCACCGATGTGCCCGCCCAGCCGGGTCCCACCCGCTGGCAGCGGcgggaggaggtgaggggcacCAGCGCCCTGCTCGAGAACCCCGACACGGGCTCCGTGTACGTGCTGCGCGTGCGGGGCTGCAACAAGGCCGGCTATGGCGAGTACAGCGAAGACGTGCACCTGCACACGCCCCCCGCACCCG TCCTGCACTTCTTCCTCGACGGCCGCTGGGGCACGAGCCGAGAGCGTCTGGCCATCAGCAAGGACCAGCGAGCGGTGCGGAGTGTTCCGGGGCTGCCCCTGCTGCTGGCCGCTGAGCGGCTGCTCACCGGCTGCCACCTGAGCGTGGACGTGGTCCTGGGAGACGTGGCCGTGACCCAGGGCCGCAGCTACTGGGCCTGTGCCGTGGACCCAGCCTCCTACCTGGTCAAGGTGGGAGTCGGGCTGGAGAGCAAGCTTCAGGAGAGCTTCCAGGGAGCCCCCGACGTGGTCAGCCCCAG GTACGACCCGGACAGCGGACACGACAGCGGTGCCGAGGACGCCACCGTGGAGGCTTCGCCACCTTTCGCCTTCCTGACCATCGGCATGGGCAAGATCCTGCTGGGGTCGGGGGCCAGCTCCAACGCGGGGCTGACGGGGCGGGACGGCCCCGCGGCCAGCTGCACCGTGCCCCTGCCGCCCCGCCTGGGCATCTGCCTGGACTACGAGCGGGGCCGAGTTTCTTTTCTGGAC CCCGTGGGCACCAAGCCTGAGAGGAAGGTCACCATCGGGGGCTTTGCCAAGCTGGACTGA
- the TRIM46 gene encoding tripartite motif-containing protein 46 isoform X4 has translation MAEGEDMQTFTSIMDALVRISTSMKNMERELLCPVCQEMYKQPLVLPCTHNVCQACAREVLGQQGYIGHGGDPSSEPTSPASTPSTRSPRLGRRTLPKPDRLDRLLKSGFGTYPGRKRGALHPQVIMFPCPACQGDVDLGERGLAGLFRNLTLERVVERYRQSVSVGGAILCQLCKPPPLEATKGCTECRATFCNECFKLFHPWGTQKAQHEPTLPTLSFRPKGLMCPDHKEEVTHYCKTCQRLVCQLCRVRRTHGGHKITPVLSAYQALKDKLTKSLTYILGNQDTVQTQICELEETVRHTEVSGQQAKEEVSQLVRGLGAVLEEKRASLLQAIEECQQERLARLGAQIQEHRSLLDGSGLVGYAQEVLKETDQPCFVQAAKQLHNRIARATEALQTFRPAASSSFRHCQLDVGREMKLLTELNFLRVPEAPVIDTQRTFAYDQIFLCWRLPPHSPPAWHYTIEFRRTDVPAQPGPTRWQRREEVRGTSALLENPDTGSVYVLRVRGCNKAGYGEYSEDVHLHTPPAPVLHFFLDGRWGTSRERLAISKDQRAVRSVPGLPLLLAAERLLTGCHLSVDVVLGDVAVTQGRSYWACAVDPASYLVKVGVGLESKLQESFQGAPDVVSPRYDPDSGHDSGAEDATVEASPPFAFLTIGMGKILLGSGASSNAGLTGRDGPAASCTVPLPPRLGICLDYERGRVSFLDAVSFRGLLECPLDCSGPVCPAFCFIGGGAVQLQEPVGTKPERKVTIGGFAKLD, from the exons ATGGCTGAGGGTGAGGACATGCAGACCTTCACTTCCATCATGGACGCGCTGGTCCGCATCAGT ACAAGCATGAAGAACATGGAGAGAGAGCTGCTGTGTCCGGTGTGTCAAGAGATGTACAAGCAGCCACTGGTGCTGCCCTGTACCCACAACGTGTGCCAGGCCTGTGCCCGGGAGGTGCTGGGCCAGCAGGGCTACATAGGCCACGGTGGGGACCCCAGCTCCGAGCCCAcctctcctgcctccacccctTCCACCCGGAGTCCCCGCCTCGGGCGCAGAACTCTCCCCAAGCCGGACCGCTTGGATCGGCTGCTTAAGTCAG GCTTTGGGACGTACCCCGGGCGGAAGCGAGGCGCCCTGCACCCCCAGGTGATCATGTTCCCGTGCCCAGCCTGCCAGGGCGATGTGGATCTGGGGGAGCGGGGCCTGGCAGGGCTGTTCCGGAACCTGACCCTCGAGCGCGTGGTAGAGCGGTACCGCCAGAGCGTGAGTGTGGGCGGCGCCATCCTGTGCCAGCTGTGCAAGCCCCCGCCACTAGAGGCCACCAAGGGCTGCACCGAGTGCCGAGCCACCTTTTGCAACGAGTGCTTCAAGCTCTTCCACCCCTGGGGCACCCAGAAGGCCCAGCACGAGCCCACGctgcccaccctctccttccGCCCCAAG GGCCTGATGTGCCCAGACCACAAGGAAGAGGTGACCCATTACTGCAAGACGTGCCAGCGGCTGGTGTGCCAGCTCTGCCGGGTGAGGCGCACCCACGGTGGGCACAAGATCACACCGGTGCTCAGCGCCTACCAGGCCCTCAAG GACAAGCTGACAAAGAGCCTGACATACATCCTGGGAAACCAGGACACGGTACAGACCCAGATCTGTGAGCTGGAGGAGACCGTGAGGCACACTGAG GTGAGTGGCCAGCAGGCCAAGGAGGAGGTGTCCCAGCTGGtgcgggggctgggggctgtgCTGGAGGAGAAGCGGGCATCGCTGCTCCAGGCCATTGAGGAGTGCCAGCAAGAGCGCCTGGCCCGTCTCGGCGCCCAGATCCAGGAGCACCGGAGCCTACTGGATGGCTCAGGCCTGGTGGGCTATGCCCAGGAGGTTCTTAAGGAAACAGACCAGCCCTGCTTTGTGCAAGCAGCCAAGCAGCTGCACAACAG GATTGCCCGGGCCACAGAGGCCCTGCAGACCTTCCGGCCGGCCGCCAGCTCCTCCTTCCGACACTGTCAGCTGGACGTGGGGCGTGAGATGAAGCTGCTGACAGAGCTTAACTTCCTGCGAG TGCCCGAGGCTCCCGTCATCGACACCCAGCGCACCTTCGCCTACGACCAGATATTCCTGTGCTGGCGACTGCCCCCCCACTCGCCACCCGCCTGGCACTACACCATCGAGTTCCGGCGCACCGATGTGCCCGCCCAGCCGGGTCCCACCCGCTGGCAGCGGcgggaggaggtgaggggcacCAGCGCCCTGCTCGAGAACCCCGACACGGGCTCCGTGTACGTGCTGCGCGTGCGGGGCTGCAACAAGGCCGGCTATGGCGAGTACAGCGAAGACGTGCACCTGCACACGCCCCCCGCACCCG TCCTGCACTTCTTCCTCGACGGCCGCTGGGGCACGAGCCGAGAGCGTCTGGCCATCAGCAAGGACCAGCGAGCGGTGCGGAGTGTTCCGGGGCTGCCCCTGCTGCTGGCCGCTGAGCGGCTGCTCACCGGCTGCCACCTGAGCGTGGACGTGGTCCTGGGAGACGTGGCCGTGACCCAGGGCCGCAGCTACTGGGCCTGTGCCGTGGACCCAGCCTCCTACCTGGTCAAGGTGGGAGTCGGGCTGGAGAGCAAGCTTCAGGAGAGCTTCCAGGGAGCCCCCGACGTGGTCAGCCCCAG GTACGACCCGGACAGCGGACACGACAGCGGTGCCGAGGACGCCACCGTGGAGGCTTCGCCACCTTTCGCCTTCCTGACCATCGGCATGGGCAAGATCCTGCTGGGGTCGGGGGCCAGCTCCAACGCGGGGCTGACGGGGCGGGACGGCCCCGCGGCCAGCTGCACCGTGCCCCTGCCGCCCCGCCTGGGCATCTGCCTGGACTACGAGCGGGGCCGAGTTTCTTTTCTGGACGCCGTGTCCTTCCGCGGGCTCCTGGAGTGCCCCCTGGACTGCTCGGGGCCCGTGTGCCCTGCCTTCTGCTTCATCGGGGGCGGTGCCGTCCAACTGCAGGAGCCCGTGGGCACCAAGCCTGAGAGGAAGGTCACCATCGGGGGCTTTGCCAAGCTGGACTGA
- the TRIM46 gene encoding tripartite motif-containing protein 46 isoform X1: MKNMERELLCPVCQEMYKQPLVLPCTHNVCQACAREVLGQQGYIGHGGDPSSEPTSPASTPSTRSPRLGRRTLPKPDRLDRLLKSGFGTYPGRKRGALHPQVIMFPCPACQGDVDLGERGLAGLFRNLTLERVVERYRQSVSVGGAILCQLCKPPPLEATKGCTECRATFCNECFKLFHPWGTQKAQHEPTLPTLSFRPKGLMCPDHKEEVTHYCKTCQRLVCQLCRVRRTHGGHKITPVLSAYQALKDKLTKSLTYILGNQDTVQTQICELEETVRHTEVSGQQAKEEVSQLVRGLGAVLEEKRASLLQAIEECQQERLARLGAQIQEHRSLLDGSGLVGYAQEVLKETDQPCFVQAAKQLHNRIARATEALQTFRPAASSSFRHCQLDVGREMKLLTELNFLRVPEAPVIDTQRTFAYDQIFLCWRLPPHSPPAWHYTIEFRRTDVPAQPGPTRWQRREEVRGTSALLENPDTGSVYVLRVRGCNKAGYGEYSEDVHLHTPPAPVLHFFLDGRWGTSRERLAISKDQRAVRSVPGLPLLLAAERLLTGCHLSVDVVLGDVAVTQGRSYWACAVDPASYLVKVGVGLESKLQESFQGAPDVVSPRYDPDSGHDSGAEDATVEASPPFAFLTIGMGKILLGSGASSNAGLTGRDGPAASCTVPLPPRLGICLDYERGRVSFLDAVSFRGLLECPLDCSGPVCPAFCFIGGGAVQLQEPVGTKPERKVTIGGFAKLD, encoded by the exons ATGAAGAACATGGAGAGAGAGCTGCTGTGTCCGGTGTGTCAAGAGATGTACAAGCAGCCACTGGTGCTGCCCTGTACCCACAACGTGTGCCAGGCCTGTGCCCGGGAGGTGCTGGGCCAGCAGGGCTACATAGGCCACGGTGGGGACCCCAGCTCCGAGCCCAcctctcctgcctccacccctTCCACCCGGAGTCCCCGCCTCGGGCGCAGAACTCTCCCCAAGCCGGACCGCTTGGATCGGCTGCTTAAGTCAG GCTTTGGGACGTACCCCGGGCGGAAGCGAGGCGCCCTGCACCCCCAGGTGATCATGTTCCCGTGCCCAGCCTGCCAGGGCGATGTGGATCTGGGGGAGCGGGGCCTGGCAGGGCTGTTCCGGAACCTGACCCTCGAGCGCGTGGTAGAGCGGTACCGCCAGAGCGTGAGTGTGGGCGGCGCCATCCTGTGCCAGCTGTGCAAGCCCCCGCCACTAGAGGCCACCAAGGGCTGCACCGAGTGCCGAGCCACCTTTTGCAACGAGTGCTTCAAGCTCTTCCACCCCTGGGGCACCCAGAAGGCCCAGCACGAGCCCACGctgcccaccctctccttccGCCCCAAG GGCCTGATGTGCCCAGACCACAAGGAAGAGGTGACCCATTACTGCAAGACGTGCCAGCGGCTGGTGTGCCAGCTCTGCCGGGTGAGGCGCACCCACGGTGGGCACAAGATCACACCGGTGCTCAGCGCCTACCAGGCCCTCAAG GACAAGCTGACAAAGAGCCTGACATACATCCTGGGAAACCAGGACACGGTACAGACCCAGATCTGTGAGCTGGAGGAGACCGTGAGGCACACTGAG GTGAGTGGCCAGCAGGCCAAGGAGGAGGTGTCCCAGCTGGtgcgggggctgggggctgtgCTGGAGGAGAAGCGGGCATCGCTGCTCCAGGCCATTGAGGAGTGCCAGCAAGAGCGCCTGGCCCGTCTCGGCGCCCAGATCCAGGAGCACCGGAGCCTACTGGATGGCTCAGGCCTGGTGGGCTATGCCCAGGAGGTTCTTAAGGAAACAGACCAGCCCTGCTTTGTGCAAGCAGCCAAGCAGCTGCACAACAG GATTGCCCGGGCCACAGAGGCCCTGCAGACCTTCCGGCCGGCCGCCAGCTCCTCCTTCCGACACTGTCAGCTGGACGTGGGGCGTGAGATGAAGCTGCTGACAGAGCTTAACTTCCTGCGAG TGCCCGAGGCTCCCGTCATCGACACCCAGCGCACCTTCGCCTACGACCAGATATTCCTGTGCTGGCGACTGCCCCCCCACTCGCCACCCGCCTGGCACTACACCATCGAGTTCCGGCGCACCGATGTGCCCGCCCAGCCGGGTCCCACCCGCTGGCAGCGGcgggaggaggtgaggggcacCAGCGCCCTGCTCGAGAACCCCGACACGGGCTCCGTGTACGTGCTGCGCGTGCGGGGCTGCAACAAGGCCGGCTATGGCGAGTACAGCGAAGACGTGCACCTGCACACGCCCCCCGCACCCG TCCTGCACTTCTTCCTCGACGGCCGCTGGGGCACGAGCCGAGAGCGTCTGGCCATCAGCAAGGACCAGCGAGCGGTGCGGAGTGTTCCGGGGCTGCCCCTGCTGCTGGCCGCTGAGCGGCTGCTCACCGGCTGCCACCTGAGCGTGGACGTGGTCCTGGGAGACGTGGCCGTGACCCAGGGCCGCAGCTACTGGGCCTGTGCCGTGGACCCAGCCTCCTACCTGGTCAAGGTGGGAGTCGGGCTGGAGAGCAAGCTTCAGGAGAGCTTCCAGGGAGCCCCCGACGTGGTCAGCCCCAG GTACGACCCGGACAGCGGACACGACAGCGGTGCCGAGGACGCCACCGTGGAGGCTTCGCCACCTTTCGCCTTCCTGACCATCGGCATGGGCAAGATCCTGCTGGGGTCGGGGGCCAGCTCCAACGCGGGGCTGACGGGGCGGGACGGCCCCGCGGCCAGCTGCACCGTGCCCCTGCCGCCCCGCCTGGGCATCTGCCTGGACTACGAGCGGGGCCGAGTTTCTTTTCTGGACGCCGTGTCCTTCCGCGGGCTCCTGGAGTGCCCCCTGGACTGCTCGGGGCCCGTGTGCCCTGCCTTCTGCTTCATCGGGGGCGGTGCCGTCCAACTGCAGGAGCCCGTGGGCACCAAGCCTGAGAGGAAGGTCACCATCGGGGGCTTTGCCAAGCTGGACTGA